The Argiope bruennichi chromosome 9, qqArgBrue1.1, whole genome shotgun sequence genome contains a region encoding:
- the LOC129983626 gene encoding LETM1 domain-containing protein 1-like: MKYYMITRFFSQRVTPGSRYVKPLTGIKEYLVQKCFGFVQGYEKILETKFPSAFKIYQVFSVGTKSLYTDIKEYIRISSTLSAGKSVRDLERKELEVYFQVPKDLMKVAPVLLLAALPFANYVILPVIYLFPRKCLSSHFWTLQQKVDFSIIHQKKKLTYYRPVFRNLQARVESIEDLTLRNQCQNLFYKIGSGTHPSTDEILRVKRLFIDKPYGVFNLSAGHLHNLCRMHGISTLPGKQWRLWKHAGFIREMDLAIHREGWQSMSHHDLRQACFLRGLSPIGLSTEEMIAWLSQWIYVAQNCESQSLSLLLHCPIFLSYNYSTNWVLIH; this comes from the exons atgaaatattatatgattaCTCG ttTTTTTTCTCAGAGGGTAACTCCTGGGAGTCGTTATGTCAAACCTTTGACTGGTATCAAGGAGTACCTGGTACAAAAATGCTTTGGATTTGTTCAAGGCTATGAGAAAATCCTTGAGACCAAATTTCCTAGTGCTTTTAAGATCTATCAGGTTTTCTCTGTAG GTACAAAATCTCTGTATACAGACATCAAAGAATACATTCGAATATCATCAACTCTAAGTGCAGGGAAGTCTGTGAGAGATTTGGAAAGGAAGGAGCTTGAAGTTTACTTTCAA GTCCCAAAGGACTTGATGAAAGTAGCCCCAGTTCTTTTACTGGCTGCTCTTCCATTTGCTAATTATGTTATTTTACCTGTGAT atatttgtttCCTAGAAAATGTCTCTCATCTCATTTTTGGACTCTTCAACAGAAAgttgatttttcaatcattcaccaaaagaaaaaattaacatattatagACCAGTGTTTCGTAATCTTCAAGCGCGAGTGGAGTCTATAGAAGATCTCACTTTGAGAAACCAGTGTCAgaacttattttataaa attggtAGTGGAACTCATCCAAGCACTGATGAAATTTTACgtgtaaaaagattatttatagaTAAACCTTATGGAGTGTTTAATTTATCAGCTGGTCATTTG cATAACCTTTGTCGTATGCATGGTATCTCTACTCTGCCTGGAAAACAGTGGCGTCTGTGGAAGCATGCTGGATTTATAAGAGAAATGGATTTGGCTATTCACAGGGAAGGATGGCAGAGCATGTCACACCATGATCTCCGGCAG GCTTGTTTTTTAAGGGGATTGAGCCCAATAGGTTTGTCTACAGAAGAAATGATAGCTTGGCTTTCACAATGGATATATGTTGCGCAAAACtgtgaaa gtCAAAGCTTGTCCCTGCTTCTCCATTGCCCCATATTTCTGTCTTACAATTATTCCACCAACTGGGTCCTCATTCATtga